A genomic region of Canis aureus isolate CA01 chromosome 16, VMU_Caureus_v.1.0, whole genome shotgun sequence contains the following coding sequences:
- the SLC34A3 gene encoding sodium-dependent phosphate transport protein 2C isoform X2, producing MGRLGSFSCGSGQDGLGLPIQIQAWVWVCPCQKSMPNSLTGGQVPSHTLDTVGLVDRSLGNAGTSGSAPVLEEGEMDPWDLPQPKDTGQSWKELSVAGRVLRVVIGFLKACGLLGNLYLFICSLDILSSAFQLLSSKMAGDIFKDNVVLSNPVAGLVIGVLVTVLVQSSSTSSSIVVSMVASKLLTVQACVPIIMGVNVGTSITSTLVSMAQSGDRDEFRRAFGGSAVHSIFNWLTVLILLPLESATALLERLSALALGATSLEPGGQAPDILKVLTKPLTHLIVQLDTDMIASSASGNATNGSLIKRWCGTREVMTSGNSSDCGATISGPCPESNSSTVVEQLPCHHLFVGTELTDLAVGFILLAASLLLLCTCLVLIVKLLNSVLRGRVAQAVRKVINADFPFPFSWLSGYLAILVGAGLTFVLQSSSVFTAAIVPLMGCPHPLLFQSGWHPAVVCGACPAVAHPAGQALRGSDCQLPLGGHCLFAAQLPAAAPGCLWALPGREHGAGCSRGTPGGAAAPHRPGQCPAAAPASLAAPPPQVLGLAPHLAPFSGALGPPGEQLLPLQGLQPPSGRCQGGPLL from the exons ATCCAGGCTTGGGTCTGGGTCTGTCCCTGCCAGAAATCCATGCCGAATTCCCTCACGGGTGGCCAGGTCCCCTCCCATACTCTGGACACAGTTGGCCTGGTGGACCGGAGTCTGGGAAATGCAG GGACCTCCGGTTCTGCCCCAGTCTTGGAAGAGGGGGAAATGGACCCCTGGGACCTCCCTCAGCCAAAGGACACTGGCCAATCCTGGAAAG AGCTCAGCGTGGCCGGCAGGGTACTCCGGGTGGTCATTGGCTTCCTCAAGGCCTGTGGGCTCCTAGGCAACCTCTATCTTTTCATCTGCTCCCTGGACATCCTCAGCTCCGCCTTCCAGCTGCTGAGCA GCAAAATGGCTGGAGACATCTTTAAGGACAACGTGGTGCTGTCCAACCCTGTGGCTGGACTGGTCATTGGTGTGCTGGTCACAGTTCTCGTGCAGAGCTCTAGCACATCCTCCTCCATCGTGGTCAGCATGGTGGCCTCCAAGT TGCTTACTGTCCAGGCCTGTGTGCCCATCATAATGGGCGTCAACGTGGGCACTTCCATCACCAGCACCCTGGTCTCGATGGCACAGTCAGGGGACCGGGATGAGTTtcggag GGCCTTTGGTGGCTCGGCCGTACACAGCATCTTCAACTGGCTCACCGTGCTGATCCTGCTGCCCCTGGAGAGCGCCACAGCCCTGCTGGAGAGGCTCAGCGCTCTGGCTCTGGGTGCCACCAGCCTGGAGCCCGGGGGTCAGGCACCCGACATCCTCAAGGTGCTGACAAAGCCTCTCACACACCTCATCGTGCAG CTGGACACTGATATGATTGCAAGCAGTGCTTCAGGCAACGCCACCAACGGCAGTCTCATTAAGCGATGGTGCGGCACCCGGGAGGTGATG acTTCGGGGAACAGCAGCGACTGTGGAGCGACCATCTCCGGCCCTTGCCCCGAGAGCAACAGCTCTACGGTGGTGGAGCAGCTGCCCt gccacCACCTGTTTGTGGGGACTGAGCTCACAGACCTGGCTGTGGGCTTCATCTTGCTGGCcgcctccctgcttctgctctgcaCCTGCCTCGTCCTCATCGTCAAGCTGCTCAACTCTGTGCTGCGCGGCCGCGTTGCCCAGGCTGTGAGGAAGGTCATCAACGCTG ACTTCCCCTTCCCGTTCAGCTGGCTCAGCGGCTACCTGGCCATCCTCGTGGGCGCCGGCCTGACCTTCGTGCTCCAGAGCAGCAGCGTCTTCACCGCGGCGATCGTGCCCCTCATGG GTTGCCCTCATCCACTTCTTTTTCAATCTGGCTGGCATCCTGCTGTGGTATGTGGTGCCTGTCCTGCGGTTGCCCATCCCGCTGGCCAAGCGCTTCGGGGATCTGACTGCCAACTACCGCTGGGTGGCCATTGCCTATTTGCTGCTCAGCTTCCTGCTGCTGCCCCTGGCTGCCTTTGGGCTCTCCCTGGCAGGGAGCACGGTGCTGGCTGCAGTCGGGGGACCCCTGGTGGGGCTGCTGCTCCTCATCGTCCTGGTCAATGTCCTGCAGCGGCACCGGCCAGCCTGGCTGCCCCGCCACCTCAGGTCCTGGGCCTGGCTCCCCATCTGGCTCCGTTCTCTGGAGCCCTGGGACCGCCTGGTGAGCAGCTGCTGCCCTTGCAAGGTCTGCAGCCCCCCTCAGGCCGCTGCCAAGGAGGCCCACTGCTATGA
- the SLC34A3 gene encoding sodium-dependent phosphate transport protein 2C isoform X1 has protein sequence MGRLGSFSCGSGQDGLGLPIQIQAWVWVCPCQKSMPNSLTGGQVPSHTLDTVGLVDRSLGNAGTSGSAPVLEEGEMDPWDLPQPKDTGQSWKELSVAGRVLRVVIGFLKACGLLGNLYLFICSLDILSSAFQLLSSKMAGDIFKDNVVLSNPVAGLVIGVLVTVLVQSSSTSSSIVVSMVASKLLTVQACVPIIMGVNVGTSITSTLVSMAQSGDRDEFRRAFGGSAVHSIFNWLTVLILLPLESATALLERLSALALGATSLEPGGQAPDILKVLTKPLTHLIVQLDTDMIASSASGNATNGSLIKRWCGTREVMTSGNSSDCGATISGPCPESNSSTVVEQLPCHHLFVGTELTDLAVGFILLAASLLLLCTCLVLIVKLLNSVLRGRVAQAVRKVINADFPFPFSWLSGYLAILVGAGLTFVLQSSSVFTAAIVPLMGVGVISLERAYPLFLGSNIGTTTTALLAALASPADMLLSALQVALIHFFFNLAGILLWYVVPVLRLPIPLAKRFGDLTANYRWVAIAYLLLSFLLLPLAAFGLSLAGSTVLAAVGGPLVGLLLLIVLVNVLQRHRPAWLPRHLRSWAWLPIWLRSLEPWDRLVSSCCPCKVCSPPQAAAKEAHCYENPEVLASQQL, from the exons ATCCAGGCTTGGGTCTGGGTCTGTCCCTGCCAGAAATCCATGCCGAATTCCCTCACGGGTGGCCAGGTCCCCTCCCATACTCTGGACACAGTTGGCCTGGTGGACCGGAGTCTGGGAAATGCAG GGACCTCCGGTTCTGCCCCAGTCTTGGAAGAGGGGGAAATGGACCCCTGGGACCTCCCTCAGCCAAAGGACACTGGCCAATCCTGGAAAG AGCTCAGCGTGGCCGGCAGGGTACTCCGGGTGGTCATTGGCTTCCTCAAGGCCTGTGGGCTCCTAGGCAACCTCTATCTTTTCATCTGCTCCCTGGACATCCTCAGCTCCGCCTTCCAGCTGCTGAGCA GCAAAATGGCTGGAGACATCTTTAAGGACAACGTGGTGCTGTCCAACCCTGTGGCTGGACTGGTCATTGGTGTGCTGGTCACAGTTCTCGTGCAGAGCTCTAGCACATCCTCCTCCATCGTGGTCAGCATGGTGGCCTCCAAGT TGCTTACTGTCCAGGCCTGTGTGCCCATCATAATGGGCGTCAACGTGGGCACTTCCATCACCAGCACCCTGGTCTCGATGGCACAGTCAGGGGACCGGGATGAGTTtcggag GGCCTTTGGTGGCTCGGCCGTACACAGCATCTTCAACTGGCTCACCGTGCTGATCCTGCTGCCCCTGGAGAGCGCCACAGCCCTGCTGGAGAGGCTCAGCGCTCTGGCTCTGGGTGCCACCAGCCTGGAGCCCGGGGGTCAGGCACCCGACATCCTCAAGGTGCTGACAAAGCCTCTCACACACCTCATCGTGCAG CTGGACACTGATATGATTGCAAGCAGTGCTTCAGGCAACGCCACCAACGGCAGTCTCATTAAGCGATGGTGCGGCACCCGGGAGGTGATG acTTCGGGGAACAGCAGCGACTGTGGAGCGACCATCTCCGGCCCTTGCCCCGAGAGCAACAGCTCTACGGTGGTGGAGCAGCTGCCCt gccacCACCTGTTTGTGGGGACTGAGCTCACAGACCTGGCTGTGGGCTTCATCTTGCTGGCcgcctccctgcttctgctctgcaCCTGCCTCGTCCTCATCGTCAAGCTGCTCAACTCTGTGCTGCGCGGCCGCGTTGCCCAGGCTGTGAGGAAGGTCATCAACGCTG ACTTCCCCTTCCCGTTCAGCTGGCTCAGCGGCTACCTGGCCATCCTCGTGGGCGCCGGCCTGACCTTCGTGCTCCAGAGCAGCAGCGTCTTCACCGCGGCGATCGTGCCCCTCATGG GGGTTGGTGTGATCAGCTTGGAGCGGGCCTACCCCCTCTTCCTGGGCTCCAACATTGGCACCACCACCACAGCCCTGCTGGCTGCCCTGGCCAGTCCTGCGGACATGCTGCTCAGTGCGCTCCAG GTTGCCCTCATCCACTTCTTTTTCAATCTGGCTGGCATCCTGCTGTGGTATGTGGTGCCTGTCCTGCGGTTGCCCATCCCGCTGGCCAAGCGCTTCGGGGATCTGACTGCCAACTACCGCTGGGTGGCCATTGCCTATTTGCTGCTCAGCTTCCTGCTGCTGCCCCTGGCTGCCTTTGGGCTCTCCCTGGCAGGGAGCACGGTGCTGGCTGCAGTCGGGGGACCCCTGGTGGGGCTGCTGCTCCTCATCGTCCTGGTCAATGTCCTGCAGCGGCACCGGCCAGCCTGGCTGCCCCGCCACCTCAGGTCCTGGGCCTGGCTCCCCATCTGGCTCCGTTCTCTGGAGCCCTGGGACCGCCTGGTGAGCAGCTGCTGCCCTTGCAAGGTCTGCAGCCCCCCTCAGGCCGCTGCCAAGGAGGCCCACTGCTATGAGAACCCTGAGGTCCTGGCCTCCCAGCAGTTGTGA